A region of the Apium graveolens cultivar Ventura chromosome 6, ASM990537v1, whole genome shotgun sequence genome:
GTGTGATTAAGTAAAGAGAGcctcgctctgataccataacAAAACTGAGAGAAAACTTGGTGAGAAGAAAACCCCTTGCCTTGTCATTGATCTCTGATCTCAGTATATACAACTATGTCAATCGTGATACCCAAGCAAAAACCTACAAACAAGCCTATAATCCAGGAATTACACCTACAGTTAGCCTATACATTTAGCTATTGATATCAATTCAAATATTATCCTAAAATACATTATATGCGAAATATTTGGCACATTTTAACATATCTTGACAAATTTCCTCATAGCATGAGCAGTATGAGTAATGTATAATATCACCATAGTTCTCCATAAATCCCTTTCAGatgattataaacagaagtcCAGAACCTATTTACATAAAATTAATCTATGTAACCACAAGAAATAATTTAATATCATATACACTCAAGAAACAAAGTACTAAGAGGTTTATTTGCATATATTTCTCGAACTTCAAGTTTGTGTTTTTTGTAACAACGTGAATGTTAATTTCTAATAAATTTAGAGTTATTGACTACTCCAAATTACTTTCAAAGTACTAAAAATTGATGCAAGAGACCATATATCATACTGCATATACAGTGTTTAGATGTTTTTGTGCATCATGGCCGAGTATATTGATACTGTCCACCGCAAGAAATGATCCAAGAGCAGTGAGCAGAAGCACCTTGAGCACCGTCATTGAAACAACAAAAAAGGCTGAAAATCCCCATTTGGCAATCCAACCACTTCACTTGATGTTTTCTGAGTACGGTTAAGCTGTAACCTTTCAAGTCGCAGCATATTGTGAACTTCAAATTTGTACTTTCACTTCCCAAAAGTCATAATTTGATTCAAATCATAATATATCAGAGGTTCTTATTAACACAAGgaatttaaaaattaaaacaacTGCAAAATAATGCAGCTATATCCCACAGTAATCAATCGAGCATTGTATATAATCTAACACGTAAGTGGTATATATGAGTATTATTATCAAGTCAATGGAAATTTCATTATCAGGAAACACTTACTATTATAATAGATTTAGAGACTTACAAGAACAAAAAAGCAAGAAACAAGCGAACCAACGACGAAAGTTAGCGCATCAAACAAGAAAGTACAAACAAGCCTataaacaacaacaacaaacaaACAATCTGTTAAAAATTGAAGAGTAACAAAAAAAGGATTAAAAACAAAATTTTAATTGGAGAAACATGTTTATATATAACAAAAACATAATATATACCAACTAAAAAAGAGATATGCATACATAAATAACATAAAATCACAAAACAACATACTTTGTAGGTGACCCAAGATGAAGAATCAACCAATCCGTAAAAAAAGTTCAATTAAAACCCAAAAATTGAAGTTTGAAATGAAAATTAGAGAAACACTTACAAATCAACATAGTTAATAGCACAATCGAGTAGATTAAAGATTCCTATGCAAGAACCGAGTGTTTAAGTTGAAAGAAAGAACCGAGGCTACGACCTAATAAGATATATGATATTCGGGGGTTTGAATCCAGGGTTTGACCTAATTAGTGTTTCAATCTAGGGTTAGGGCTCGATTAAGTTTGGATTTAAGATTCTATCTAGGGTTTGtaattgtatatcatgggtttgaATTAGGTTTTGAATGTTCTTGAGTGTAGATTAAGAGTAGAGCGTGAGTTGAAAAGAAAAGTGGATGTGAGTTTGTGAAGAGCTAGGGAAATGAAAATGGGTTGAGGGGGGAAATGATTTATATGTAAAAGGGGGAAATGTTTTAAGTAACCGTAAATGTATGTATCAcgtgttttttaattttttaaaatgtaATTTAGACATCGGTTGTAACTTCAACTGTTGTGTGAATATTACTTTAACATCGATTTTGTAAAAAATGATATTCAAAAACAATTTAACATCGGTCGTCAATGCAACTGATGTGAAATTGGTGATGTCTATTGACCGTTTTCTTGTAGTGTAAGCCCGATTATTAGTAAACATGGAAATATTATGACTTTAATCAGTTGGAAGccttataaaaattatattagccatgCTTCACTTTTTATCGAGGTAAAGTAGTCATCCGTGCAGAGTTCTCATATTGGATTGTGGGTAATAATGTCCTCCTTGGAAGAGGGTATTTCACGAATGATGGAATTTTTTCTTGGTTGCCAAATGAACATTTATcaatgtaatctataaattttaAAATGTGATGATTTTTCTTGGCATATAAGAAGTTGTGAATTGATTTAACTCCATGACCCAATTGATTAAATTTTGGGATCATGAATATTTAGGCTTTGAGAAGACCGTCCCTCACCCACccacactacaagaaaaaagtccatagacatcgctttttgaCCGATGTCTATGTTATTTTCCAACTGATGTTGATGTCgatgatgtctattctagacatcggtgaatacccgatatctatactcgattagacatTGATTTTACttaaaaaacagatgtctatgtgttgattatttacataaaatgctataaataaattatttaataactaaattacgcctaattaaacatgttaaacatatcatgaacTATCTTTTTTCACAAAAAcattgattttaatgaaaaacaATGATGTCAATGTgatgattttttacaaaaaatgctataacaaaattatttaataactaaataaCACATATTAAAATATgttaaacatatattgagctatattttttgtcacaaaaatatcgataattttgacagaggtgatgtaaaattacatattaaacatctgtttcattaatgaaaggtgatgtctaatttagcgtatagacatcaatgttttctagaatgaagtgatgtctatgtatcatttagacttgaatATATTAGTCTTTAACATCAGTTGTTTGTCTAAAACTGATGTACATTatgttttttgacatcagttttgtttggttaaaagtgatgtttataatgttacttgacatcagttttatcttaaacaaagtgaattctatgtttcatttagacttgaacctggatttatTTGACATCcgttttttaccttaaagtgatgtatATTATCTTTTTTTACATCAActtttcttaattgaaagtgatgtgtaagaagtttatagaccaaattgtgtaaagttttacatcactaattgtgtaattattgtctgagaacgtcaaccaaaatagtaaaacatatgatctgaaatctaaactATTACATTCTCGCTTCTAAACATATGCAGCACGGAAGGTTGATAAAAGTTGCGGTTACTGCTGCCTAATTGAAGTTGGTGAAATCCTTGATAGCTTTGGGAGGAAGAATCGACATCTGGTATTTCTTGTTTACACCAGAGCCTTTGGTTATCAGCGTACAGGTAGTGCATAGTAATTGGAGACTTCGTTTTCTAGAATACGATAGTAGGCCAGGTAGTATGGTGGGAACCATAGTTCTGCATATGTGAAGTAAGGCTACTATCTTCAGTCCTTAGAGCTTCGAGAGTCATTTGAGCTTGTTCAGCCTCCTTTAAATGCTTCGCTGCACCACCAATAAGCAATGTGGCACTTTCAAGAATGTTTTTGACATCGTATCTGTTTATTTCAAAGTTTGTCACTGCATTCAGACCACGGAACTTGATAGCAGAAATGTCATACGCTTGTGCTGCTTCTTCCTGAGTGCCTATTAAATAGTCATGGTAAAAACTGAATAAGATTGCGGGAGAGTATTCTTAATTAGACCACACACACATTCCCCCTAATATAAATGCATTTCTGATAAGCATGATTCAATCAGTAATAATTCAGTATTAATTAAAACTATCATATAAAGATGATTAAAAGAGACGCTTACTAAAGGTTCCCAAGTACAGGTCCTTGTTTCCAGTAACCCTTCTCATCCTTGCTTGCCACATCCCATGTTGGTGGTGCCTTTAAACGATGACATCTTCAACCGTAAACACTAAATCTTATGAAAAGTGACCATAAATTGATCCTTTTGCAAACAATTACAGTACTTGAGCCACTGCTTTGATTTATCTGAAACCTGGTCACTCCACGGTAAATGGATGCGCCACGACAGAAGCCACTGCTTTTCCTGAATTGAGAAAATAAAAAGAAAGTTGTAGTTGATCTACACTACAGAATTAATTTTGGTAGCATCATTCTGGAGAAGTAAAACACAATGTACCTTCTTAAGGATGCAATGAACTCTTGCCTAGTCATATGCTTCATATCTTCAACCTCTTTCTCATAACTAGTAAtctaaaattttcaaaaaagAGAAATATTACAAAACCAATTCTAATAACATTATTCTAGGCCCTGGGCCCCTGGCTAGTGCAATTCCTGTTAAATGATTACTAAATTCAACCAGATTGATACTGTTTATAAATTTAGTCATTTTTGTTGCAGTGCATATCTGAAAAACGGATAAACTTAAAAGAATTTAAACCTACAGGAAAATTGGTAGTGGTGGTGGTACCCCAGTACTTGAGTGCAGCTAAATCATAAGCCCTAGCAGCTTTATCTTCCTTGTCATAACCTCCTGATAAATACAATATAAATCAGGTGAGGAATAAAAATCTGAAACATGTATACACAAAGTAAAAACAAAAAAGGAGCAGTTTAAATGTAAAATCATGACACGAATAAAAAGTAAAAGTTGAGAAAGTTTCTCTTACCCAAATACAGTGCAGGTGAATCCATTCCAAGATTTGACAGAATCCAGAAAAGGAAACTCAAGTTAGagaatatttttctgatttttttttaaagtAATAGATAGAATTTGGTCTTTTTTTTAGCAATCTCTTGAGCGAGAATGGAACTCGTAATTTATAACATGGACTACATATATTAAATACAAAAACATTACGGAAGTATAATCAGACATTAAATTTATTCTCTTTTTTTGTTATATTTAAATCTTCATTCATCATTCTACTACAGATTTGATGAATTTGACCGTAAAAAATATGACAGATAAAATGAGACGGAGGGAGTACGTAGCACATGTTACTATAGAAAGtgaaaaataaacaaaaataagTAAATGTAACAAACCTAGTTACACCACGGTAGATAGAAGTTTGTTTTGTAGTTTGTACTTGAGTTCCACTctttaacaaaataaaaaaaCACATAAAATCAATACCTCTATAATCACAAAAATACTTCAAGATTAGTCGAAGTGTGTCTAAATTGACCCGTATAACCAAAAAAATAAAAGATTTAAGTTacttttagggttccagattaACAAAAAAATCATGTAACTAGTAGAGGTGCGAGTAATCTgaataaaaatgaaatattttAAGGAAGTAGTCAAGTTGCCCACAATCGCAAAATGACTCCAACAATAACATATCATTGATATAATTCATTTTCCGATCAAAATGGTAACTTTTCCGGTCAAATTCAAAATCATATTAATCTTATTCGACACTTAATATCACAAAACAAAGCTAATAACATATACAAATGGttatcaacaattatattaaCATAAAAAAATTATCAAGAACAAAACAATGAATCAAAAATCATACCAAATTCGATTTTACACAAATTTCAAGTTTGCACTTTTAAATTTTCATATACATACTCCTCCAACTTTCCTGAACACAAACCCATATTCAAAAATGAAATTAAAACACAAAATTTCAAAGACCCACCTAATTTTTTGTTCGGAAAATAAAGATAAAAGATGAATTTTGGGATGTGCATGTTTATATGAGTTGTAGAAAAATAGAAGAGAAGTGGATTGGTAAATGACGAAAAGGAGGTTGAccggaaaaaaaaaagaaattaacccaaaaaaaagaagagaaaaggaGGGGGGGGGAGGGAAAAGGGGGGTGATGAGTGGGGTGGGGGTTCAggttttatttttctttatttataGTTTAGTTTTTATAAAATACAAAATCAACCTTTAGATTATTTTTCAAGTGGTTGAATTTGGTGCATTGGATCTAAATCACGCTGATCGCTGACATGGCACTAAATTTAACTATCATTGGTTGTATTTATGAGTGTCAATTTATATTTGTTTCACTTTGTTTTACATtatgaaaattaaaattaaaattaaaatactatgATTATATAATCAtttgattataaaataatatattattataaatattagaaTATATATTTAACAACTAGTTATTATACTAAAAAATGGAATGATCATTTTGGTTGATTTCACATATAAACCACCGAAAATAATTTGCGGTATAATTTAggattataatttatttttaaaaaaatattgtaatttgttaatctttttCATAAaagattataattttataatttattttaacaactcattattttattaaaaaaaaattaattatgattttaatCGATTCTATGATAAATTCCATTAACAAGAGTGTACAGTGAAATTTagaattatatttaattataatttatttgttaaaataatcCAGATCTAATTGTGTCTCACGTTTTGTAATTGTGTCTAAGATTCTTTACTAGCTTTGTGTTTATATGAAACTTATGAGATGATATAGTTCACTTAATTGTATCTGAGATTTATGTTTAAGATACAGTGTTGAAAAGTCTCATATAATATTGTCTTCAACACTTTAGTGTATAAGCAAAAGTATTTGAACTTCTATTATGTGAAATATTTGACATCTTGTTATCAAACCAAGTGTTGTTGGCCTATTTGTCATCCGATCTCTCTAACTTGTAACAGCCCGAATATAGCATTTTCTTCACCTTGTAGGTACCTTCCTAGTAAGGCATGAGTTTACATGTATATTGCATGTTAAAGGTTGCCGTAGTTCGTAACTAAGTCTCTTTCATCAAATTTTCTGATCTTTGTCGTGTTGTACTTTATGACCAAACTATGCACTCCTTAATTAGGGTGATCCAAAACTATCCTTGCCTTAAATAGTTTTGAGAAATAGACTTTTCTTCCATGTGATTCTATAAATCCTCTCATGAATTTTTCTCATTCAATATAAAAACCATCTCAGGGTTAATGAGTGTGAGAATTGAGGGTCGAACACATCTTCTAGAGGGTAGCACACTCTCCTTTAAGTAGTTAGTAATGGGTGTCATCTAAGTAGAGTCTTCAAGGATAATATTCACAGATTATTGACCTTGAATTGCAATTATTTTTCATTCTTTAAATAGACAAGAACTATCTAAAATATCTTTTTTGACTCGACCAACTTTGACTGCAAGGATGGTGTGAATATTGTCTTCTATAACATAATCTCATGTTGTTTGCCTTACCAAAATCTAAAAATTACTGAAGATTGAGAGATGTTTGAACATTTAGATCAAATTCCTGTCCAGGTTGAGGCATGCTATGAGTACTTGACATTAACTCTAAAAGAAAAGGGTCAATAAATATCAGTTCTGCACCCATATCGAAAAATTTCAAAACTGCTGTCTAGGTGGGTGTAGAGAAAATTCATAGTTTTTCACATCGATTTTGCACCAATGTAAAGAGCATTTTATACATCAGTTTTTACTCATAAACAGATGTCTATTTATCTATGACACATCGGTTTCAAAACCATACCGACGTCTATAGTATTTTACGACATCGATTCTCCTTTGGAACGGATGTTATATACTCCTTTTCACATCAGTGTGTAACAGATGTGAAATAACCCAATAAAGTGTCAAAATAGACATCAATAACTGATGTCTTAAAGGCACAATATGATGTATTATTATTATGTTTAACATAGGTTTTTAAGCATCTGGATGCTAGGTTATATACATTTATTATGTGCccaaaaaattaccaaaaaataccaaaaataaatTTTCGCAAAAAGCTTTCAAATTGCCATGAATATCACCAAACTAAGCAATACATAATGTTCTGCAATTTATAATTCCAAATCATCTACTACATCCCATAATGTATACATTCTTCTTGAAACATCCAAAAGAATGCCTTCTTTATTGCTAAATCGGATGCATGGTGAAGCCTAAAAGAAAGCAACAAGTGGAATCTTATCACCTCAAGCCAACTTTCTGCATCTTCTTCTTTTCCGTCTTTTGTTATGAGCTGTTTAAATAGTCCATATCTATATATACAAAATCTGTTATAGGAAACAAGGGGAATTTACTTCCTGTGCTGATCAGAGTATCCCTTGTTTTTATACACCAAAAACCTTGCTCATCTGATTTCAAATAAAAAGTATTGATCGTCAAGATGGATAATAATCATGGTAAGGCATAGAAATTAAAAAGAAATAATTTCATTTGTGTAGTAGAACACCGAAAGTTTAATGCACAAATTTAATAATCCTACTCTCTTTGATAGTTCTGTATATCCAGCCCAACATCTCGTCCGCAAAAGCAAGACAAACTTCTCCCTGTCAATTGTCATCTTCTAAATTACATACAAATAAAGAGTCACATGGAAAACTCTTACCATTACGTAAAAATTGAAGAGTTGGTTCCCAAATTAATCGCTTATTGAACTAAATACCAAATACTTGAATTATCTCTTCTTCAGTTACAACCATAAAATAGAAATGGTGGCATTAAGTGTACAGAAAATGGAAGATTTTAAGAAAAGAAGCGAGGTAGTCTGGTCGTGAAGATATGAAATAACGACTAGCAGTGGATTTTGGAGTTATATCCATGTTACTGTGTTACCTGCCAGTAACCCTTAGTTTTAACTCTCTGCTATATCTGTTGTCCTTGAGCGCTCTGTGCGTATAAGTCGTCCACCATCATCAAGTATATATGTTGATCCATAATTTGGGACTCAATGCATTATAATCTATGCGATGTATCCCCTCTCCTTCAGCTCTTCTTGGACCTTCTGTCGCAAGGCCCTCAAAACAGTATCCCCGGTAACATCTAGTGTCATAAAATATGAAGTCAGCAAGTAAATAATTCCAAACGTACTTAACAAAATAGTTCCTTAACTCATACATCCTGCAGGGAGGAACCATCTCACACACTTTAGTATAATAATATTGTAGCTCGATGAACATATCAAATATGTGTTCTGATTTTCCTCTGTTACATTATTTGCAAACAAGTAGAGTATCCGATGATGAACCTTGGTGTTATCTAAATTTTGTAATTCTTCACTACCAACCTTGGTTCTTAAAAACTGAGTTTCATGgtaattattttgttttagctGAAGGAATTTAAATTACTCACAACAGATTGTTTAGGTGGTAGCAATAATTTATGTTTCACATGTAAAAGAACGGAAAGAACTACACTTCTATGAAAGACGAGGGAATGTAATACTGTAGATCAGCAAAACATAACGAACCAGCCACATGAAGGAAGTACACCAAAAAGAGAGTGACACCAAAGCACAAGCGTAACAACACAACATAATCATAGAACACTCGCTTTCACCTTTTCCGATCAACTATATCATGGTTCCTGTCACACCGAACAGAGACGAGTTCAACAcacttaatttttttttctttataTTCCCCAGATGTCAATGAAGCCAGATTACTTATTATATTTTCCTAAATAATTAAAGAGAGGATTGATGAGTATACCTATATTCATCCCAGGTGAAAGTGCAAACTGACGCTGAAGGACAAACTGGTACAAGGGGTATGCATGCACCAATTATCAGAGTGACAAGTGGGATGGCTCCATTCCTGCAAGAGGTCAAGTATATGTTTGAACTATAACTCAACAACAAAAAGAACAAGAGTACGCTAAACtaaattttttttacaaaacTGAGAGAAAACTTGATGAGGAGAAAACCCCTTGCCTTGTCATTGATCTCTGATCTCAATATATACAACTATGTCAATCGTGATACCCAAGCAAAAACCTACAAACAAGCCTATAATCCAGGAATTACACCTACAGTCAGCCTGTACATTTAGCTATTGATATCAATTCAAATATTATCCTAAAATACATTATATGCGAAATATCTGGCACATTTTAACATATCTTGACACCCCCCTCAAGTTGGAGCATGCAAATCGTGTATGCCCAGCTTGCCAAGAAAAGATTCATGGTGAGAGCGTCCGAGTGCTTTGGTGAATATGTCTGCGAGTTGAGTATGCGTAGGCACGTAGGTTCGTCGAATCAAGCCATCAAGAATAGCATCTCGCACAAAATGACAGTCAATTTTGATATGTTTAGTTCGCTCATGGAAGACTGGATTCGCTGCAATATGAAGAGCAACTTGACTATCACAATATAGCTTGACAGGTGTAGAATGTTTGATCCCAAGACTATAAAGCAATGATTTTAACCATTTAATCTCCGAAGTAGTGGTTGCCATGGAACGCTATTCCGCTTCATGAGTAGAAGATCGAGAAACCGTATGTTGTTTCTAAGTCTTCCACGATATAGGGGAATGACCGAGAGTAATGAACCAACCACTAAGAGAGCGTCTAGTCACACAGGACAACTAGCCCAGTCAGAGTCACACCAAGCATGGAGGCATAAATCCGAGTCAGAACGCAACATAATTCCTTGACCAGGATGACCCTTTAAATATCTAACAACGTGTAAGGTAGCCTCCCAATGATCCATCCGGGGAGATTGCATAAATTGAGCCAAAGTGTGTACTGAATATGAGAGATCTGGACGTGTAACAGCCAAGTAAATTAGACGACCAACTAGTCGTCTATAGGGCAAGGGATCAGCTAGGAACGGACTAGTTGTTAGAGCAAGAAGATGGTTCAGCTCCATAGGAAAATTCGCTGGTTTGGCGCCTAACATGCCAGCTTGAGCAATGATGTCTAACGCATATTTGCGCTGACATAAGGAAATGCCAGCAGGACTCCGAGCTACTTCTATCCCAAGGAAGTATTTTAGAAGACCCAGGTCTTTCATGCGGAAACAAGAGCTCAAGTAAGTTTTAAGTTCTTGAATAGCAGAAAAATTATAGCCAGCTATCACGAGATCATCCACATAAACCAGTAAATGCAATGAAGTAGTCCCACTATGAAAAGTAAATAAGCAATTATCAGCATAGGATTGTACAAAACCATAATCCTTAAGAGCAATGGAAAGCTTTGCAAACCAGCAACGAGAGGCCTGACGTAGACCATAAATTGATTTGCGAAGACGACAAACAAGACCAGGAGGATTAGTGCGAAATCCTGGAGGAGGTCGCATATAGACAGTTTCCTCTAAATCATCATGAAGAAAAGCATTGTTAACGTCCATTTGATGTAATTCCCAGTTACGAGCAGCTGCAACCGCAAGGACAATACGTACGGTCACCATCTTAGCAACTGGAGCGAAAATTTCCTTATAATCAACATCCTTTACCTGATGATTGCCAAGGATTACCAAACGGGCTTTGTAACGTTCAATTGAACCATCTGATCTATATTTTATGTGATATACCCACTGACTTCCAAGTGCCCTTCTATTGGGTGGCAATGGTTCCAAGGACCACGTTTCATTTGTTTCAAGTGCATGCATTTCTTCTTGCATTGCCTGGCGCCAATGAGGACTCTTGACTGCGTCATAATAGTTTCTGGGCTCAACACCTGTAGTCACAACACCAAGAAAAGCTCTATGTTGCGCAGAAAATCTATCACAATTTACAAAACTCGATATGGGATAAGCAGTACCTGAGGAATGCGATGAAGAAGGTGCAACAGCTGGGGAAGGGCTCATACTACGTACTGTGTGAGTGACAAAATCACGAAGAAGAACAGATGGTTGTTTATAACGGTGACCACGTCCCAATTGTGAGGAACTGTTATCAATGTTTGAATCCACAGGAGAGTTGGATCCCCCTTTGTCGTTGGAGTCACCTGGAATTTCATCACCAGTCCCACAAGTAGCCTCATTTTCATTTTCACAGGCAGCGTTTGAAGGTTCTGATAACACTGGATTTTCAGAATGGGAGAGTTCATTACCAGCTTCGATAACTGAAGGCAATTCAACAGAACTAGGAGTTTCAGATTCTTCCATCAAACAGGGGAACTCATTCTCAGAAAAAACATCACGAGAAACAAAATACTCTTCGGACTCTAAGTCATACAGTTGTCATcctttcttcccatcctttctTTTCATAGGGATAACCCAAAAATATGCAGCGACGACTCCTATTAGAGAACTTATCACCTTTATGATATTGATTATGACCAAAACAAAGACACCCAAATAC
Encoded here:
- the LOC141666130 gene encoding AP2-like ethylene-responsive transcription factor PLT2, with protein sequence MKHMTRQEFIASLRRKSSGFCRGASIYRGVTRHHQHGMWQARMRRVTGNKDLYLGTFSTQEEAAQAYDISAIKFRGLNAVTNFEINRYDVKNILESATLLIGGAAKHLKEAEQAQMTLEALRTEDSSLTSHMQNYGSHHTTWPTIVF